The Meiothermus sp. genome segment GAAGCTCTGGTGATGGAGGCGAGTGCCTGGGAAGGCGTGCAGGCTCGAGTAAGCCGCAGCGAAAGGGGTGAAGCCTGATGAAAACGCCCCACGACATAATCATTCAACCCGTCTTGTCCGAAAAAGCCTATGGCCGCTTTGCTGAGGGGATTTATACCTTCTGGGTACACCCCAAAGCCAACAAGACCGAGATTGCCAATGCTGTAGAGGCCGCTTTTAAGGTTAAGGTAGTGCGGGTCAATACCCAGAACACCCTGGGCAAGGATAAGCGCTTGGGCCGTTTTAGCGGCAAGCGCCCTGACCGCAAGAAGGCCATCGTGACGGTGGCCGCTGGACAGAAGATCGAAGCCCTGGAAGGACTGATCTGATCGGTGGGTTCCGATCTTTTGGGGGCTTTGAGAAGGAGGTAGCGGGTAGAGGGTCAGGCGGCAAGAAAGGCTTTTCCTGTACCACTACCTACCACCCCGGATGCCTCGAGACCGAGCCAAACCTGTCTACCTCACAAACAGGGGCGGATGAAGGGGCAAAAAAATCCACTTGGCATCAGGGCGACTCGGTTAGTCCGTATCAAGTGAGAGGAAGAGAAAATGGCAGTAAAGAAGTTCAGACCCTACACACCATCGCGCCGCTTCATGACGGTAGCGGACTTCTCCGATCTGACCAAAAAGCGTCCGGAGAAGAGCCTCACCGCCCCAATGAAAAAAACCGGGGGGCGCAACAACCAGGGCCGCACCACCAGCCGGTTTATTTCCGGGGGGCACAAGCAGCTCTACCGTATCATCGACTTCCGCCGCCGCGATAAGGTGGGTATCCCTGCACGGGTAGCGGCCATCGAGTACGACCCCAACCGCACTGCCCGCATCGCCCTCCTGTTCTACCGCGATGGCGAGAAGCGCTACATCCTGGCACCCGACTCCCTGCGCGTGGACAGCACCGTCGTCAGCGGGCCTGAAGCCGCCATTGCGGTAGGGAACGCCTTGCCGCTGCGCTTTATCCCGGTAGGTACGGTGATCCATGCGGTGGAGCTCGAGCCTGGCAAAGGGGCCAAGATGGCCCGTAGCGCGGGTACCAGCGTGCAGGTACAGGGCCGCGAAGGCGATTACGTGATCCTGCGGCTGCCCTCGGGCGAGCTGCGCAAGGTACACGGGGAGTGCTTTGCTACTATTGGGGTGGTTTCCAACAGCGATCACAAAAACATCGTGATAGGTAAGGCAGGTCGCAACCGCCACAAGGGCCGCAAAGGCCACGTGCGCGGTACGGTCATGAACCCGGTGGACCACCCGCACGGTGGTGGGGAAGGCCGGGCACCGCGGGGTCGCCCGCCAGTTTCGCCCTGGGGCCAGCAAGCTAAAGGTCTCAAGACCCGCAAGAAGAAGAAGCCCTCGAGCGCGCTTATCGTGTCTCGTCGTAAATAGGAACTTTTTCGTGCCGCCCACACTCGGCGGCACAGGTGAGGAAACTATGCCACGCAGTTTGAAAAAAGGAATTTTCGTGGAAGGCCACCTGCTGGAAAAAGTCGAGGCGATGAACGCCAAAGGCGAGAAGCGGGTGATCAAGACCTGGAGCCGTCGGAGCACCATCGTGCCCGAGATGATTGGCCACACCCTGGCGGTCTACAACGGCAAACAGCACGTACCGGTCTATGTGACCGAACAGATGGTCGGGCACAAGCTGGGCGAATTCTCGCCCACCCGCACCTACAGGGGTCATAGCCGTGAGGCCAAGACCGCTACCAAGAAATAAGGGGTGAGTCATGGAAGCCAAACGTCGTTTGAGAAAGAGTGACCGCAAGGACATTCACAATGACCTCCGTGATGTTCATCACCCCGGCTCGGCAGGTCTAAAGCGCTATGCCAGGATGTCACTACGCCAGAAAAGCGAGGCCCTCGAGGCCGAGACGGCCCATACCTATGCCCTGGCCACTGCCCGGCACGTCCGTATGTCGCCACAAAAGGTGCGTCTGGTGGTAGACCTGATTCGCGGCAAGAAGCTGGAAGAAGCCCGCGCCATCCTCAAATACACCCCGCACCGCGCTTCGGAGATTGTGGCCAAAGTGCTCGAGTCGGCAGCCGCCAACGGCATGAACGATGACCGCAAGAACATGATCGAAGACCAGATCTTTGTCAAGGCGGCCTATGTGGACGAGGGCCCCGCCATCAAGCGGATGCTGCCCCGTGCCCGGGGGAGCGCCAACATGATCAAGAAGCGTACCAGCCACATCACCATCATCGTGGGGGAGAAAAATGGGTAACAAAATCAATCCCGTAGGCTTGCGCCTGGGTATCACCCGCGAGTTTGAGTCGCGCTGGTACGCAGGTAAGAAGACATATGCCAAGATCATTCAAGATGACCGCCTGATCCGCCACACCATCGAGAAAGAGCTGCGTCCTGCGGGCCTGGCACGTATAGATATCGAACGTGCGGCTGACAACATTGCCATTACCGTTTATGCGGCCAAGCCCGGCGTGGTGATTGGTCGGGGCGGCGAAACCATCAAGCGCTTGCGCGAAACCTTGCAAAACAAGTTTCCCGGCAAAACCGTCGCTCTGAACGTGCAGGAAGTGGGCAACCCCAATCTATCGGCACCCCTGGTCGCCCAGCGCGTGGCCGAACAGATCGAACGCCGCTTTGCTGTGCGCCGCAGCATAAAGCAAGCCGTGCAGCGGGTGCGCGAATCCGGGGCGCAGGGGGCCAAAATTGTGGTCTCGGGCCGTATTGGCGGCGCCGAACAGGCTCGTGTGGAGTGGGCTGCCGAGGGCCGGGTGCCTCTGCATACCTTGCGGGCCAATATCGACTATGGCACGGCCCGTGCCGAGACCACCTACGGTTCGCTCGGCGTCAAGGCCTATGTCTTCATGGGCGAAGTGATTGGCGGCAAGAAGGTTGTGCCGGGTGCCGCGCCCACGGCGCGTCCCGCAGCTCCCAAGCGTGACCGCGAGGACAGCAAGCCCCGTCGCCGCTCGGCGGTGCGTAAGGCTGGTGCTGGTGCCAAGGAAGGTGAGTAAAGCATGTTGATGCCCAAACGCATGAAATACCGCAAGGCCCACCGGGGCCGGATGCGGGGTACCGCCAAAGGGGGCGACTATGTGGCCTTTGGTGAGTGGGGCCTGGTAGCCATGGAGCCTACCTGGGTT includes the following:
- the rpsS gene encoding 30S ribosomal protein S19, coding for MPRSLKKGIFVEGHLLEKVEAMNAKGEKRVIKTWSRRSTIVPEMIGHTLAVYNGKQHVPVYVTEQMVGHKLGEFSPTRTYRGHSREAKTATKK
- the rpsC gene encoding 30S ribosomal protein S3, which translates into the protein MGNKINPVGLRLGITREFESRWYAGKKTYAKIIQDDRLIRHTIEKELRPAGLARIDIERAADNIAITVYAAKPGVVIGRGGETIKRLRETLQNKFPGKTVALNVQEVGNPNLSAPLVAQRVAEQIERRFAVRRSIKQAVQRVRESGAQGAKIVVSGRIGGAEQARVEWAAEGRVPLHTLRANIDYGTARAETTYGSLGVKAYVFMGEVIGGKKVVPGAAPTARPAAPKRDREDSKPRRRSAVRKAGAGAKEGE
- the rplB gene encoding 50S ribosomal protein L2; translated protein: MAVKKFRPYTPSRRFMTVADFSDLTKKRPEKSLTAPMKKTGGRNNQGRTTSRFISGGHKQLYRIIDFRRRDKVGIPARVAAIEYDPNRTARIALLFYRDGEKRYILAPDSLRVDSTVVSGPEAAIAVGNALPLRFIPVGTVIHAVELEPGKGAKMARSAGTSVQVQGREGDYVILRLPSGELRKVHGECFATIGVVSNSDHKNIVIGKAGRNRHKGRKGHVRGTVMNPVDHPHGGGEGRAPRGRPPVSPWGQQAKGLKTRKKKKPSSALIVSRRK
- the rplV gene encoding 50S ribosomal protein L22, with the translated sequence MSLRQKSEALEAETAHTYALATARHVRMSPQKVRLVVDLIRGKKLEEARAILKYTPHRASEIVAKVLESAAANGMNDDRKNMIEDQIFVKAAYVDEGPAIKRMLPRARGSANMIKKRTSHITIIVGEKNG
- a CDS encoding 50S ribosomal protein L23 — translated: MKTPHDIIIQPVLSEKAYGRFAEGIYTFWVHPKANKTEIANAVEAAFKVKVVRVNTQNTLGKDKRLGRFSGKRPDRKKAIVTVAAGQKIEALEGLI